The following are encoded together in the Tursiops truncatus isolate mTurTru1 chromosome 10, mTurTru1.mat.Y, whole genome shotgun sequence genome:
- the ECI2 gene encoding enoyl-CoA delta isomerase 2 isoform X1, which produces MAGVAGRLARLWCSGALSSPLQVTRFPALQLHLCGPAMRASQKDFENALNQVKLLKKDPGNEVKLKLYALYKQATEGPCNVPKPGVLDFINKAKWDAWNALGSLPKETARRNYVDLVSSLSASSESSIQVTPAADRKQPGSDALVVTSQDGITTITLNRPDKKNALTTQMYHDIILALEAASKDDSAITVLTGNGDYYCSGNDLTNFTDIPPGGVEEKARSGAVLLRDFVDCFIDFPKPLVAVVNGPAVGISVTILGLFDIVYATDRATFHTPFSHLGQSPEGCSSYTFPKIMGPSKATEMLVFGKKLTAREACTQGLVTEVFPDSTFQKEVWVRLKAYSKLPPNAMRISKQVIRNTEKEKLHAINAEESNVLRERWLSDECMNAVVSFLSKKAKL; this is translated from the exons TCCTCTGCAGGTCACCCGCTTCCCAGCACTTCAGCTGCACTTGTGTGGCCCAGCAATGAGAGCCAGCCAGAAGGACTTTGAAAACGCCCTGAATCAGGTGAAACTCTTGAAGAAGGATCCAGGAAATGAAGTGAAGCTAAAACTCTATGCACTGTATAAGCAG GCCACCGAAGGACCTTGTAATGTGCCCAAACCAGGTGTGCTTGACTTTATCAATAAGGCTAAGTGGGACGCTTGGAATGCTCTTGGCAGTCTGCCCAAG GAAACCGCCAGGCGTAACTACGTGGACTTGGTGTCCAGTTTGAGTGCTTCTTCTGAGTCCTCCATCCAGGTGACACCGGCAGCAGACAGGAAGCAACCAGGAAGTGACGCCCTGGTGGTGACCTCCCAAGATGGCATCACAACCATCACATTGAACCGGCCTGACAAAAAAAATGCACTCACCACTCAG ATGTATCACGACATCATACTTGCACTTGAGGCTGCAAGCAAGGATGATTCAGCCATAACTGTTTTAACAG GCAATGGGGACTATTACTGTAGTGGGAATGATCTGACCAACTTCACGGATATTCCCCCTGGTGGAGTGGAGGAGAAAGCCAGAAGCGGGGCCGTCTTACTGAG GGATTTTGTCGACTGTTTTATAGATTTTCCGAAGCCTctcgttgcagtggtaaatggaccAGCTGTAGGAATCTCCGTCACCATTCTCGGGCTATTTGATATCGTGTACGCGACCGACAGG GCAACATTTCATACTCCATTCAGTCACCTAGGCCAGAGTCCAGAAGGATGCTCCTCTTACACTTTTCCGAAGATAATGGGCCCAAGCAAG GCAACAGAGATGCTCGTTTTTGGGAAGAAGTTAACAGCCCGGGAAGCATGTACCCAAGGACTTGTTACTGAAGTTTTTCCCGACAGCACTTTTCAGAAAGAAGTTTGGGTCAGGCTGAAAGCATATTCAAAGCTCCCCCCAAAT gcCATGAGAATTTCAAAACAGGTCATCAGAAATACGGAGAAAGAAAAGTTGCACGCGATTAATGCTGAAGAAAGCAACGTCCTGCGGGAGAGGTGGCTGTCAGATGAGTGCATGAACGCCGTCGTGAGCTTCCTGTCCAAAAAAGCAAAGCTGTGA
- the ECI2 gene encoding enoyl-CoA delta isomerase 2 isoform X2, translated as MAGVAGRLARLWCSGALSSPLQVTRFPALQLHLCGPAMRASQKDFENALNQVKLLKKDPGNEVKLKLYALYKQETARRNYVDLVSSLSASSESSIQVTPAADRKQPGSDALVVTSQDGITTITLNRPDKKNALTTQMYHDIILALEAASKDDSAITVLTGNGDYYCSGNDLTNFTDIPPGGVEEKARSGAVLLRDFVDCFIDFPKPLVAVVNGPAVGISVTILGLFDIVYATDRATFHTPFSHLGQSPEGCSSYTFPKIMGPSKATEMLVFGKKLTAREACTQGLVTEVFPDSTFQKEVWVRLKAYSKLPPNAMRISKQVIRNTEKEKLHAINAEESNVLRERWLSDECMNAVVSFLSKKAKL; from the exons TCCTCTGCAGGTCACCCGCTTCCCAGCACTTCAGCTGCACTTGTGTGGCCCAGCAATGAGAGCCAGCCAGAAGGACTTTGAAAACGCCCTGAATCAGGTGAAACTCTTGAAGAAGGATCCAGGAAATGAAGTGAAGCTAAAACTCTATGCACTGTATAAGCAG GAAACCGCCAGGCGTAACTACGTGGACTTGGTGTCCAGTTTGAGTGCTTCTTCTGAGTCCTCCATCCAGGTGACACCGGCAGCAGACAGGAAGCAACCAGGAAGTGACGCCCTGGTGGTGACCTCCCAAGATGGCATCACAACCATCACATTGAACCGGCCTGACAAAAAAAATGCACTCACCACTCAG ATGTATCACGACATCATACTTGCACTTGAGGCTGCAAGCAAGGATGATTCAGCCATAACTGTTTTAACAG GCAATGGGGACTATTACTGTAGTGGGAATGATCTGACCAACTTCACGGATATTCCCCCTGGTGGAGTGGAGGAGAAAGCCAGAAGCGGGGCCGTCTTACTGAG GGATTTTGTCGACTGTTTTATAGATTTTCCGAAGCCTctcgttgcagtggtaaatggaccAGCTGTAGGAATCTCCGTCACCATTCTCGGGCTATTTGATATCGTGTACGCGACCGACAGG GCAACATTTCATACTCCATTCAGTCACCTAGGCCAGAGTCCAGAAGGATGCTCCTCTTACACTTTTCCGAAGATAATGGGCCCAAGCAAG GCAACAGAGATGCTCGTTTTTGGGAAGAAGTTAACAGCCCGGGAAGCATGTACCCAAGGACTTGTTACTGAAGTTTTTCCCGACAGCACTTTTCAGAAAGAAGTTTGGGTCAGGCTGAAAGCATATTCAAAGCTCCCCCCAAAT gcCATGAGAATTTCAAAACAGGTCATCAGAAATACGGAGAAAGAAAAGTTGCACGCGATTAATGCTGAAGAAAGCAACGTCCTGCGGGAGAGGTGGCTGTCAGATGAGTGCATGAACGCCGTCGTGAGCTTCCTGTCCAAAAAAGCAAAGCTGTGA